TCTGAGACAACGGAAAGCCCAGCTCCCCGGCATTCCGGTGGTGACCTATGTCAATTCCACAGCCGCTGTCAAAGCCCTTTCCGACATCTGCTGCACCTCCGCCAATGTACTTCAGGTTGTGGAAAGCCTTGACAGCAAAGAAATTCTTATGACTCCAGACCGCAATCTCGCCCTCTACGCAGCCAGTCATACATCGAAAACCATTCACCTCTGGGAAGGTTTCTGTCCCTTCCACAACACCCTCACCCGTCAGGACGTCATGGAAGCCCGCAAACAGCATCCGGAAGCCCTTTTCATTGCTCACCCCGAGTGTCCTCCGGAAGTACTGCTCATGGCGGATGCCATCAGCAGTACTTCCGGCATGATCCGTATGGCCAGAGAATCCGATCACAGAGAATTCATCATCGGAACGGAAACGGGTCTCCTCCATCCTCTTCAGCAGGCCTGTCCGGAAAAGGCCTTTTATCCCGCCAGCACAAACATGTTCTGTCCGGACATGAAAAAAATAAGCCTTGCAATCCTTGCCTCCACCCTGGAGAAAGAATCCGGCAGAGTGCAGGTTTCGGAAGATATACGCCTGCCTGCCCTCAAGGCCGTAAAGCGTATGATGGCCCTCAAAGGATAACCATAAAGGACAAGATACACACAAGGCCCCTCTGACGGAATTTCCGCGTAAGGGGCCTTTTTTTAGGGACAGGGACCGTGCCTTTCCCTTCCTACCCTGACAAAGCTAATAGTCCATACGGGTTTTCATCATAAAGTGCCCCGCATCATCCATGGCCTGTACATGACGATGCCCTGTCCTTGGAATTTCAATCAGGATACAAGGCCATGTAAACACCTGTGTGACAGGGCTTCCGGGAGAAGGCCTCAGAAGACGAATCCTTAGAATAGCCGTATCACCAACCGTTTCAAACTCCGTAGATGTCAGACGGATACCATACCCGCCCGTATTTTTCCGGCCCAGCCCGAGAAGGAGCACACCCTTTTCGGTAAAGTCCACATTATCCAGACGAAAAGCCGCATCTGCGCAAATCTGCCCATGACTTTCATGCAAAGCGCCCATATCTTCCGGGCTGCCGATCCATACTCCAAAGGGCTCATCACTGTAAAAACCGCAGTTACTGCCATGATACAGCACATTCACCACCGGAGGTGCTCCCATTGTTTTGGTACCGGAAAAACAGCCACTCACAAGTAGACTGATTACCAGAATGCCACCGAGAGCCCGCCATGGTTTCTGCTTCATGATGCTTTTCCCTTTCCCGAGCATAAAAAGCCATGAAATGGTAAAAAATACAAAATTTTCCAACCAGAATCAAGACCCGCTCACAACCGGATATTCTCTGTGGAGCAACCGTGTCACCTATTCAAAATCCTCCGGGATATCCGCATTGGTGTGAACCTTCTGCACATCATCATTATCCTCAAGCATTTCCATGAGCTTCACCATCTGCTGAGCATCCTTGCCCTCCAGACGGGTCATGGTCTGGGGAATCATACAGACTTCCGCCATGGAAAAAGCAAATCCAGTTGCCTCCAATGCATCCCGAACCGTTTCAAAATCCTGGGGTCCTGTAATAATCTCAAAACAGTCTTCTTCTTCCCGTATATCTTCTGCTCCAGCATCAAGGGCTGCTTCCATAAGAGATTCTTCCTCAACGGCCCCTTTGTCCACCACCATCAGTCCTTTTTTATCAAACATCCAGGCCACGCAACCATTGGCACCCAGGTTACCACCGCATTTACTGAAGGCATGACGCACTTCGCCTACGGTACGGTTCTTGTTATCCGTCATCACCTCCACAATCACCGCTGCGCCGCTGGGACCATAGCCTTCATAGGTGATCTCTTCGTAGTTGGCACCGTCCAGATCACCTATACCTTTTTTAATAGCCCTTTCAATATTATCTTTGGGCATATTTTCCCCACGAGCCGCAATGGTTGCCGTACGCAGCCTCGGGTTGCTGGCAGGGTCCCCTCCCCCTATACGCGCAGCCACCATGATTTCTTTGGCCAGCTTGGTAAAAATTTTCCCTCTACGGATATCTTCCTTACCCTTTTTATGACGTATGTTCGCCCACTTACTGTGCCCTGCCATTCACTCCTCCACTGCAGCTGCACATGCCAGCTGCATTGTAATGTTGTCATTCCCATCAGAGTCTTTTGGAAAAACCCATACCCAGCACATAAATTTCCCGGCTCTGCTTCCGGCAACTTTTGGGCTTAAAAATACGCTGTTTTTCAAAAAGCCTTTTCACATCCGCCAAAAAGGAATCAAATCCCCGTCCCTGAAAAATCTTACAAACAAAATATCCACCCGGCTTCAGCACCTCTGAGGCAAGAAGAAGGGCTGCTTCCGCAAGCGCCGCCGAGCGCAGGGCATCCACATCTCCCATTCCTGTGGTGGCTGGAGCCATATCACTCAGCACCCCATGAACTCCTCCCCCTGCCCATTCACGAATTTGGGGCGAAAGGTCATAAATATCGCCCACCACGGCCTGAGCCTGAGGTGGCAGCCCCAAATTTACCGGCGTCAGGTCCACGCCCAGTACAGCTCCATTTTCGCCCGCTTCTTCAGCGGCATACTGCAGCCAGGATCCCGGAGCACATCCCAGATCCATAATTCGCTGTCCTTTTGCCAGAATACCGTATTTTGCCTGTATCTCTTTCAGCTTATACACCGACCTTGCCGCGTAATTTTCCTTGCGGGCCAGCCGTGTATAATGATCTTCCCAGGAGTTTGCCGGATTTTTTGCAGGCATTCCTCCTTTTGCTTTTTTCACCGCCATGGGACTCCATTCCAGACAATAGGAAAGCCAGCGGGGCAACCCCCCGTTTTCATGTTCCCTTCGTGCCTTTTATCCATGGGCTCACACCTCACAATACCCTGAAAAATTTACCCATTGCCCTACACATACCACCTTACAGAAGCGAGATGAAGTTTTTTTCAATGACAGTTTCAGAACAACCTTTCCATGGCATCCTCCACCGTTTTTACACCTTCCAGAGTCAATCCATCGGGAGCCTGAATCCGTTTCGCCGAAGAAAAAGGTACCAGGCAACGGGTGAATCCCATTTTCAGTGCTTCTCCCATCCGGGTCTCCAGATGACTCACGGCTCTGACCTCGCCCGTGAGTCCCACCTCACCCAGAACCACCGTCTTGCCATCCACGGCCCGGTCCAGAAAGCTGGAAGCCAGTGCCGCTACAACACCCATATCGACGGCCGGCTCATCCACCCTTACCCCGCCAGCCACATTCATGAAAATATCATGGCCGGCAAGATTCAGCCCCACTTTTTTTTCCAGTACTGCCGCCAGAAGGGCAACCCGGTTGCTGTCAAGACCTGCAATGGTCCGTCGAGGAGAACCCGCCCCTGTTCCCGTTACCAGAGCCTGCAGCTCAACCAGAATAGGACGGGTTCCTTCCATACTGGTTGTGACCACGGAGCCTGCGGCAGCCTGGGGTCTTTCTGCAAGAAAAACAGCCGAAGGATTGCCCACCTCCCGCAATCCCGCTTCCTGCATCTCAAACACTCCGATTTCATTGGTGGAACCAAACCTGTTTTTAACGGCCCTCAGGATACGGAAAACATGATTCCGATCCCCTTCAAAATACAGAACGGTATCCACCATATGCTCCAGCAGACGGGGTCCCGCAATGGCACCATCTTTAGTGACGTGCCCCACCAGCAGAGTTGGAATGCCAATGCGTTTGGCAAAGACCATAAGCCTGAGGGTAGCTTCCCTGACCTGGGAAACACTTCCCGGCGCAGAAGACAGCTCTGGGCTGAACATGGTCTGTATGGAATCAATCACCAGAACATCGGGCTTTCTCGATTCAGCCAGCTGCAGAACCCTTTCCACCTCCGTTTCCGCTGCCACAAGAATACCCGGCCTGACAGCGTCCAGACGTTCGGAACGCAACCGGATCTGGCGGACAGACTCCTCACCGGAAACATAGAGAACTTCCTTGCCCATACCAGCAAGCCCTGCAAGGGTCTGCAGCATAAGGGTGGATTTACCTATGCCCGGATCCCCTCCAATGAGTACCAGACTACCGGCAACCAAACCACCTCCCAGCACACGGTCCAGCTCCGCAATACCCGTCCGGATGCGTTTTTCCGCATCCAGAGGTATGCTGTCCATGGGAAACACCTGCAGGTCCAAAGCTTTCTGCCCCCTTGAGGGAACTTCCCGTTCTTCAAGAAAACTGTCCCAGCCATCACACTCCGGGCATCGGCCCATCCAGCGCGGAGCCCTGTGACCACAGGCCTGACATACGAAAATACTCTTCTGATTTTTCTTCATCATTTGACCCCCAGCATCAATCAGGCTAGTGTTCTTTGGGGCATCATCCGCAGGCAGTCAAACAACCCTGTCTCTTCAGAAACACCATACAGATCGCAAAAGACAGCCCCTCCCCAACCCGAAGATAACAGAAACAGGTCCTGCTTCAGAGGAAAAAACCATGCTTGACTATCATGTTCATACTCCCCTGTGCAAGCATGCCACAGGGACTCCCGCCGCCATGGTACGGGCAGCCGTGGCAAAAGGCCTGCAAGAGGTAGCCTTTCTGGATCACCTGACCCTTCCTCCCCTGCCCACGGATCACAGCATGACCCTTAAAGACATCCCTTTTTATCTCAATACGATCCGGGAACTGACCCATGCATGGGAAGGCCGCATCCGTGTCCTTGCCGGACTGGAGATAGATTTTCACCCGGATTGTCTGCCAACCCTGCGGACCGTATGCAACAGCTTTGATCTGGATATTGTGGGGGGGTCTGTTCACTTTGTGAACGGCCATAATATTGCCAGCCGCAGCGGGATAAAAACCTGGGCAGCCCTGCCCCCCCTGCCCCTTTACCATGCCTACATCGACACCATGGAAGCCTTGGTGGATGCCGATTTATGTGATATGCTCTGCCACCTTGACCTCATGGATAAATTTGCCCCCCTCCTTTCGCACGAGCAGAGACAGGAAATCGATAGCCGCATGAACAACCTTCTCAGCCTTGTTGCCCGCAAACAAACGGTTGTGGAAGTCAATGGATCCGGCATGGATCAGCCCAAGGGCCATCCCTACCCGTCCCCTTCCCTTCTGGCGGCCTGCCATGAAAAAGGTATTCCCGTTACCCTTTCCTCCGATGCCCACAATCCTTTTTCCGTTGGACGCCACAACCAGGCACTTCTTGGCTATATCCGGCAAGCCGGCTATAAGGCCATCACAAAATTTTACGGACGCAAACCCCATTCCATGATCCTGACAGAAGGAGGCCAGCCATGAACAGCACGCCCCCCCTTTTTCCTCGCAGACAGAAATCACAGGGCATAATCCGAAATTTTTTCGCTGTAACAGGTATCGTCTTCTCCTTGTTCTTCTTTTTTTCCGCCGGAGCCTCGGAAAGATCCGCCCCGCAGGATCCGGAATTTGTCCCCGTTCTGCACCAGCTTCTGACCGATGGCGTGGACGCAGGCCTTTTGCAAAATGTTTTTGCACACCCGGATATGCGCTTCCATGTCGACATACCGGCCCTTTTTTTCATTATTCAGGAAAGCAGGCTGGACTACGATCAGTTTTCCCGGCCACAACCCGTTCAGCAGGCCAGAAACTACATGGAAACCCACGGGGAAATCCTCAACCGTGCTGAACAGATTTATGGTGTACCTCCTGACATCCTTACGGCCCTGCTTCTGGTTGAAACCCGTCTGGGAACCTTTATGGGAAGATACTCTGCCGCAGCCAGCCTTGCCAGCATTGCCGCCATGGCATCCCCGGATGTGCAGGAGCAGCTCTGGGAAAAAGTAAAAGACAATACCCGCTACAGCGACAGGGAGTCTTTCCGGAAAAGGGCTGAGAACAGAGCCGCATGGGCACAAAAAGAGCTGGCACCGCTCCTGCGTTACGCCGAAACCAAGGGAGTTCACGCTGCTGAAATCAAGGGTTCCTATGCCGGAGCGGTAGGCATCTGCCAGTTCATGCCCTCCAACATCGAACCCTATGCCGCAGACGGTGACGGGGATGGCATAATCCGCCTGAGCACCCATGAAGATGCTATTTTCAGTGCGGCCCGCTACCTTAAGGAGCACGGATGGCAAAGGGAAATGACTACAAATGAGCAGGAAAGAATTCTTCTGACCTATAACCGGAGCCGCCCTTACGCGCAGGCGATTCTGACGGTATCAGAAAAACTTAGGGATACAAAAGACGTATTACCGATGAAGTAAAAAATCTGCTGTTCTGGAGGGATCATGCCACACGGCTCTACCAAAGCCATGACTGTGGACCGATGGGATTATTGATGGCTGTGCAACTATTTATATGATAACGATTTGTCGGAAAGGATTATATATCGATGGAAACGGTTCTTGTGTGGGTTGGCTTAGGATTTCTTTTTCTCATACTGACCAATCTGGCTTTTTTTGATGTACTGCGAAGGGATTTCGGGTCAAAGGGAAAAAAAGCGTTATGGGGTATAATCGCTCTCATCCCTTTTATCGGATGTATCCTGTATGTCACCATCGGCATGCGACTTGGCAGGCGTCTTCCTCCGGAAACCACCACCTGAACCAAAGGAAACCGAATGTCACGGACTCCCGTTATCCTCACAGCCTTTGGCACCCGCAACAAAACAAAAGAAACAACAGATTTTATTGAAAATTATTTCCGGAAAACCTTCCCCTCCTGTGAATTTCACTGGGCTTTTTCCGCCAGAAGTGTCCAGAAAAACCGACATCAGGGCACCCCTCCCCCCCCGGAAAAAGTATTGCAGGAACTGGCTGACCAGGGGCATTCAGGAGCCGTGATCCAATCCCTTCATGTGGTCTGCGCCGCAGAATTTCATAAACTGATTCCCCTCTGCAGAAATGCGCCCCTTGCTACCCAGCTGAGCCTGCCCCTCCTTGCCTCCGTGGAAGACTGCAGAGCCGCCGCCTGCGCACTGAAGCCTGCCGTCGAAAGCCTTGCTTCCGATACAGCTGCCGTACTGGCCCTGCACGGTTCCTCCCATCCGGGAGGCACTCTGTTCCATCTTATGGGCAGAATCTTTATGGAAACCTGTGGAGACCGGGCTTTTTTCGGAATGATAGAAGGGGAACCCGGCAAAGAAGCAATCGCCCGCCGCATTGGCAAGGCAGGGTTCACAAAAGCGCATATTTTTCCCTTTACCCTTATCACGGGCATCCACGTTGAAAAAGACCTTGCAGGCCCGGAAGATTCCTGGAAAACGGCCTTTCTTGCAGCGGGCATCACACCAGCCATTGATTGCCGCAGCCTTGGCAGACACCCCGCTATCCTGGACATCTTCGGCTCCCATCTGAGAAAAACCCTGGATGCAACGATGGGAACCGGGCCTACACCTCAAGAATTTCCATAATACGATTCAACAATTTCTCTTCGGCAGGATCCACAACCAGATCCGAAAGGGCCAGACACTGGGCCATTTCAACCACACTGAAACGATCAGAAGGGTCTTCCAGTAGTATGGGCAAGGCTTCCATGGCAGCTGCCGGATCCATTTCCAGAATACGGGACTGCTCTCTTACAAGCTCCCGGATACGGGAATCGGGTAAATTGGCGGTTTTGGGGTGGTTACGGATCAACTCCAGCAATACGGTTATTTCCTCCTGATGCACAACTCCATCCGCTCCGGCAACGGCCACAAGAACTCTCACCAGCGCCTCGGAAAAACCACCTCTGGTAATTTTTTCCCGAAAGAACCCATCCTCAGCACTGCGCCATGCTGCTTCATGGGGCCTTTTATCCGGCCCTGCATCTGCCAGAGCCACTTGGGAAGCGGACACCATGCGCACAAAAGGATTGCTGTAAATCAGCATAAAAAATTGCTCTTCCGCCGTTTCCTTCAGCCGGGTGACCATATCCATACAGGTCGCCATGCTATTCACGAAGCTCTCTTCCATTTCACGAAAAAGATTGGTTCCGGGTGCAGGGGAACGATACTGGCGGACGGAACGGGCCGCCAGTTTCACAGGCAGCATCATGGGGTTGATGTCAGCAAGCACCATACGCAGAAAACGCTGGGGATGATGCATCCGTATGAAAGCCGCCGACTGAGGCGTTACCATCTGACGGATCCATGGCTGAACAAAACTGCGGTAGCAGAGATCGTTTACCTTTGAAATTTCCGCCACAGGATAAAAATCCAGCTCATCTTCCACGCCATCATCCAAAGACTCAATATCCTGAAAGGTTCTCGATTCAAAACGCACCTTGTAAGCTTTATCCGAATACCGCGGATCACCCTTCTCAATGATCATCTCATAAAGGCCGGGGGCAAGATAATCCACCATATCAATACTACCAATAATCTCGGAATGTTCCTTTTCCGCAACCCGGTCCGATACAAACAGCCCGATATGGCCCACATTTTCATGCACCATATAAATAATCACCTGCTGCTGATGCTTGACCTCCTCCAGACTGCCCCAGACCTTCAGAATCCAGTTCAATGCCTGCTGGGGAGGGGTAACGTTATCGCCGTCAGAAGAAAACAAAACGATGGGATCTTCCAGCTCCCGGAGGTCAATCCGTTTACCCTCCTGAAAACTTACTTCGCCCAGCTCCAGCTGATTCTCAATGAAAAGATGCTGAATCATGAAACGGATTTCTTCCGAAGTCATGAGATAATAGCTGCTCCACCATCTTGAAAAATCACGAAACCGCTCACCCTCCGTATCCACGTGACCATACAGCCTGTAAGGACTTCGGAGATAGGCTTCCGCCGGATCCAGGGCCTCGTGACCCGAAGCAAGGTTCGCACCATCAAAAAATCCGCCCCCCAGATCGCTGAAAAGCTCCACGCTCCAGACACCGCCGACCAGCCCTGCTTTATAACGCACCACATGGCGGCCCCGTACTCCGGCCCAATAGGAAATGGGAGATCCGTTCAACACCAGGGGACCCGCCAGATTGGGACGATCCGCACTCATCAGCGCCACCGCCCAGCCCGCCTGACTGTTACCAATGATACTGGGCTTGCCGCTCTCCGGATGCAGTCTGGTCACTTCTTCAATAAACCGTATTTCCGCATTTTTCACATCTTCCAGGGTCTGTCCCGGAACTGGCTCGGGAAAAAACAGAATAAAATAGACAGGATGCCCCTTATCCAGAGCAATGCCAACCTCAGACGCCCGTTTCGAACCTCCAAGGCCCGGAGCATTACCGGAGCGGGGATCAATCACGACCACCGGCCTTCGGTCATGTCCAAAACTGACTTTCGGGCTTTTCTTTCGCTCTCCCTTGCAACGCCGGTCCCTCATCCGTACCAGAGCATAGTTCACAGGCCGCTCGAAGGAGCGACCGTCCATGACCATTTCATAGGGAAAAAACAGTACCGGAGGCTGGCCGTCGGCAAGATACTGAAAAAAATCATTACCGTGCTCACGCAGAATATCCCAGAAAAGAAGGGTGCGCTGGGAAGCATCCACCGTGTAGTCCACAAAATCCAGACCACTGTTTGCCAGAGGAAGCATGTCTGCTATTCGGGAAAAATCCTGTGCCATAATATCCTCGCTGGTTACATTGTTAACAAACCTTAAATTCTTTCTCCGCTCCAGCGCAATTTAGCCTTCAGAACATCAAAATAACGCTGATCCGGCAGGGTGATCATCCGTACCGGTATTTCCGCACGGACAACGGAAAGACTGTCTCCATGCTGCAGGGCATGGCCGGACTGACCATCACATGTCAGCATGATATCCTCTGAAGACCGGGGATCCAGCCGAACGGTCACCCGCACGCCATCGGGGAGAATCAGCGGCCGGTTGGTCAGCGTAAAAGGACAGATCGGAGTCAGGAGAATGGCCTTCAGAAAGGGATGGACCACCGGCCCGCCTGCTGCCATGGAATAGGCGGTGGAGCCAGTAGGCGTTGCAATGATAAGACCATCCCCCGTGTAGGTAGTAAGGTAGCGGCCGTCTATTTCCGTGCGAACTCTGGCCAGACGGGCCAAAGCACCCTTGGAAATCACCACATCATTCAGAACCCTTTCCTCCAGCAGCACCTGCCCCCCCCTGTGAAGACTCACCCGGAGACACATTCTCTCTTCAGCCGTGTAGTACCCCTCCAGAACGGCATCCGCAATTTCGTAAAGACGGTCTTCCACCACTTCCGCCAGAAACCCCACCTCACCGAATTTGACGCCAAGAAGCGGTACACCCCGGTTACCGATCCATCGGGCAGCAGAAAGAAAGGTTCCATCACCTCCCAGCGCAAAAACTACCTCCACCTCTGATGGTGCGCCGCAATAGGAAAGAACCTCCTCTCCGGAAGCGGAGTGCCGTACCACCTTCAGTCCCCGGTTTGCCAGCCAGACACTGAAAGCATCGGCTGTTTTCTGAGCCTGTTCATCCTCCTTCACGATCAGCCCCACGGTCGCGGCCATGCATGCCTCCTTATTATGTAAGCTACTGCAGCATAACGGGTTCACCGGGCTGCGTAAAGACAATTTCCAACGTT
This window of the Desulfobotulus pelophilus genome carries:
- the nadA gene encoding quinolinate synthase NadA — translated: MKDIIRQLARKKNAIILAHNYVPSDIQDVADLCGDSLELSLKAAETDADIIVFCGVRFMAETAAILSPEKTVLLPVEDAGCPMADMVTPETLRQRKAQLPGIPVVTYVNSTAAVKALSDICCTSANVLQVVESLDSKEILMTPDRNLALYAASHTSKTIHLWEGFCPFHNTLTRQDVMEARKQHPEALFIAHPECPPEVLLMADAISSTSGMIRMARESDHREFIIGTETGLLHPLQQACPEKAFYPASTNMFCPDMKKISLAILASTLEKESGRVQVSEDIRLPALKAVKRMMALKG
- a CDS encoding protease complex subunit PrcB family protein, with product MKQKPWRALGGILVISLLVSGCFSGTKTMGAPPVVNVLYHGSNCGFYSDEPFGVWIGSPEDMGALHESHGQICADAAFRLDNVDFTEKGVLLLGLGRKNTGGYGIRLTSTEFETVGDTAILRIRLLRPSPGSPVTQVFTWPCILIEIPRTGHRHVQAMDDAGHFMMKTRMDY
- a CDS encoding YebC/PmpR family DNA-binding transcriptional regulator, producing the protein MAGHSKWANIRHKKGKEDIRRGKIFTKLAKEIMVAARIGGGDPASNPRLRTATIAARGENMPKDNIERAIKKGIGDLDGANYEEITYEGYGPSGAAVIVEVMTDNKNRTVGEVRHAFSKCGGNLGANGCVAWMFDKKGLMVVDKGAVEEESLMEAALDAGAEDIREEEDCFEIITGPQDFETVRDALEATGFAFSMAEVCMIPQTMTRLEGKDAQQMVKLMEMLEDNDDVQKVHTNADIPEDFE
- a CDS encoding RlmE family RNA methyltransferase, producing the protein MAVKKAKGGMPAKNPANSWEDHYTRLARKENYAARSVYKLKEIQAKYGILAKGQRIMDLGCAPGSWLQYAAEEAGENGAVLGVDLTPVNLGLPPQAQAVVGDIYDLSPQIREWAGGGVHGVLSDMAPATTGMGDVDALRSAALAEAALLLASEVLKPGGYFVCKIFQGRGFDSFLADVKRLFEKQRIFKPKSCRKQSREIYVLGMGFSKRL
- the radA gene encoding DNA repair protein RadA; the protein is MMKKNQKSIFVCQACGHRAPRWMGRCPECDGWDSFLEEREVPSRGQKALDLQVFPMDSIPLDAEKRIRTGIAELDRVLGGGLVAGSLVLIGGDPGIGKSTLMLQTLAGLAGMGKEVLYVSGEESVRQIRLRSERLDAVRPGILVAAETEVERVLQLAESRKPDVLVIDSIQTMFSPELSSAPGSVSQVREATLRLMVFAKRIGIPTLLVGHVTKDGAIAGPRLLEHMVDTVLYFEGDRNHVFRILRAVKNRFGSTNEIGVFEMQEAGLREVGNPSAVFLAERPQAAAGSVVTTSMEGTRPILVELQALVTGTGAGSPRRTIAGLDSNRVALLAAVLEKKVGLNLAGHDIFMNVAGGVRVDEPAVDMGVVAALASSFLDRAVDGKTVVLGEVGLTGEVRAVSHLETRMGEALKMGFTRCLVPFSSAKRIQAPDGLTLEGVKTVEDAMERLF
- a CDS encoding histidinol-phosphatase; translated protein: MLDYHVHTPLCKHATGTPAAMVRAAVAKGLQEVAFLDHLTLPPLPTDHSMTLKDIPFYLNTIRELTHAWEGRIRVLAGLEIDFHPDCLPTLRTVCNSFDLDIVGGSVHFVNGHNIASRSGIKTWAALPPLPLYHAYIDTMEALVDADLCDMLCHLDLMDKFAPLLSHEQRQEIDSRMNNLLSLVARKQTVVEVNGSGMDQPKGHPYPSPSLLAACHEKGIPVTLSSDAHNPFSVGRHNQALLGYIRQAGYKAITKFYGRKPHSMILTEGGQP
- a CDS encoding lytic murein transglycosylase — protein: MNSTPPLFPRRQKSQGIIRNFFAVTGIVFSLFFFFSAGASERSAPQDPEFVPVLHQLLTDGVDAGLLQNVFAHPDMRFHVDIPALFFIIQESRLDYDQFSRPQPVQQARNYMETHGEILNRAEQIYGVPPDILTALLLVETRLGTFMGRYSAAASLASIAAMASPDVQEQLWEKVKDNTRYSDRESFRKRAENRAAWAQKELAPLLRYAETKGVHAAEIKGSYAGAVGICQFMPSNIEPYAADGDGDGIIRLSTHEDAIFSAARYLKEHGWQREMTTNEQERILLTYNRSRPYAQAILTVSEKLRDTKDVLPMK
- a CDS encoding PLDc N-terminal domain-containing protein — protein: METVLVWVGLGFLFLILTNLAFFDVLRRDFGSKGKKALWGIIALIPFIGCILYVTIGMRLGRRLPPETTT
- a CDS encoding sirohydrochlorin cobaltochelatase, with product MSRTPVILTAFGTRNKTKETTDFIENYFRKTFPSCEFHWAFSARSVQKNRHQGTPPPPEKVLQELADQGHSGAVIQSLHVVCAAEFHKLIPLCRNAPLATQLSLPLLASVEDCRAAACALKPAVESLASDTAAVLALHGSSHPGGTLFHLMGRIFMETCGDRAFFGMIEGEPGKEAIARRIGKAGFTKAHIFPFTLITGIHVEKDLAGPEDSWKTAFLAAGITPAIDCRSLGRHPAILDIFGSHLRKTLDATMGTGPTPQEFP
- a CDS encoding DUF3141 domain-containing protein: MAQDFSRIADMLPLANSGLDFVDYTVDASQRTLLFWDILREHGNDFFQYLADGQPPVLFFPYEMVMDGRSFERPVNYALVRMRDRRCKGERKKSPKVSFGHDRRPVVVIDPRSGNAPGLGGSKRASEVGIALDKGHPVYFILFFPEPVPGQTLEDVKNAEIRFIEEVTRLHPESGKPSIIGNSQAGWAVALMSADRPNLAGPLVLNGSPISYWAGVRGRHVVRYKAGLVGGVWSVELFSDLGGGFFDGANLASGHEALDPAEAYLRSPYRLYGHVDTEGERFRDFSRWWSSYYLMTSEEIRFMIQHLFIENQLELGEVSFQEGKRIDLRELEDPIVLFSSDGDNVTPPQQALNWILKVWGSLEEVKHQQQVIIYMVHENVGHIGLFVSDRVAEKEHSEIIGSIDMVDYLAPGLYEMIIEKGDPRYSDKAYKVRFESRTFQDIESLDDGVEDELDFYPVAEISKVNDLCYRSFVQPWIRQMVTPQSAAFIRMHHPQRFLRMVLADINPMMLPVKLAARSVRQYRSPAPGTNLFREMEESFVNSMATCMDMVTRLKETAEEQFFMLIYSNPFVRMVSASQVALADAGPDKRPHEAAWRSAEDGFFREKITRGGFSEALVRVLVAVAGADGVVHQEEITVLLELIRNHPKTANLPDSRIRELVREQSRILEMDPAAAMEALPILLEDPSDRFSVVEMAQCLALSDLVVDPAEEKLLNRIMEILEV
- a CDS encoding NAD(+)/NADH kinase; its protein translation is MAATVGLIVKEDEQAQKTADAFSVWLANRGLKVVRHSASGEEVLSYCGAPSEVEVVFALGGDGTFLSAARWIGNRGVPLLGVKFGEVGFLAEVVEDRLYEIADAVLEGYYTAEERMCLRVSLHRGGQVLLEERVLNDVVISKGALARLARVRTEIDGRYLTTYTGDGLIIATPTGSTAYSMAAGGPVVHPFLKAILLTPICPFTLTNRPLILPDGVRVTVRLDPRSSEDIMLTCDGQSGHALQHGDSLSVVRAEIPVRMITLPDQRYFDVLKAKLRWSGERI